Below is a genomic region from Rhodohalobacter sp. 614A.
GTGCTGCCTCCTCTGTCGGAAGACCAGGGATTGGCTATGACTGGCAGTTTTACCTCTATGGTATTATCAGCTTTAATTATAGCAGCTGATCAGGGCGATAAGGAAAAACAAGTATCCGTTATTAATGACATTGCAGCAGCGGCCAAGAAAACAATAGAAGAATGTACGCCCGGCCTGGAAGAACTCTCTTTCAGACCTTTCGACCGAATTGTCTTTTTAGGGTCCGGCCCTCTATTGGGAATTGCTAGAGAATCTCATCTCAAAGTACAAGAACTCTCCGATGGCAGTATTTGCGGAAAGTTCGATTCTTTCCTGGGATTTCGTCACGGTCCTAAAGCCGTTGTAAATGAAGAAACAGTTATTGTGTTTCTCTTTTCCACGGATGAAAAAGTTTTCAAATATGAAAAGGACCTGGCTGAACAAATTCTTCAGGACGATATTGCCATGCATTGCATCGGTGTATTTTGTGATGAAGAACAGGCTAAAGGGTTGGAAATGGATCAAAAAATCATTTTCCCTCTTAGCGACCAGGCGAAGAAATCTGCTTTTAATACGGTTTTATATGTAGTTCCGGCGCAAATTCTTGGTTTTTATAAGTCACTTGATTTAGGACTTAATCCAGATTCTCCTTCTAAAAACAATGTTATTTCACGCGTAGTACGCGGTGTTAAAATTTACGATTAGCAAAAATTGTCATATTTAAAAAACTATCAGTATGCAACTTCCTGCTTTAAAGAAGATTATTACCTATTTCGTTAATGAAGAACAAATAAACAAAACTCTCCTTGCAGTTTGCCCAAACTCCGAATCCGTAACACGGGCGGCGCTTTTGGCAGCAAAGGAAGCAAATGCTCCGATGCTCTTCGCTGCAACACTCAACCAGGTTGATCGCGATGGAGGGTATACCGGATGGACGCCTTCTGAACTAACTGATTTTATCTCCAGGGAAACAGATCGAATTGGCCTTGAATCGCCGGTTTATACATGCCTGGATCATGGCGGTCCATGGCTGAAGGATAAACACACCTCAGAAAAGCTCAGCTTCGAAGAAACAATGGCTGAAGTAAAAATCACCCTCGAAGCATGTATCGATGCAGGGTATGAACTTCTCCATATCGATCCCACTGTGGATATTCGATTAGGCAACGACGATCCGATTCCTATAGATCTTGTTGTGGAACGCACATTGGATATGATTGAACACGCTGAGACTTATCGAAAGAATAACAATCTGCCTCCCATTAGTTATGAAGTTGGAACCGAAGAGGTTCACGGCGGACTCGCAAATATGGAAAGTTTTGACCAATTCCTGACCAGTCTCGATGAAGGATTGAAAGAAAAAGGCCTTGAAGATGCATGGCCATGCTTTGTAGTTGGAAAAGTGGGAACCGACCTCCACACAAGCCTGTTTGATCCTGAAGTGGCTAAGAATTTAACATCAAAAGTAAAACCCTACGGCGCTCTGATAAAAGGCCACTATTCGGATTATGTAGACAATCCCGAAGATTATCCATTAAGTGGAATGGGTGGCGCGAATGTAGGCCCTGAGTATACAGAAGAAGAGTTTATCGCTCTTATGGAGCTCGTAAAGCTGGAACAAAAAATCGGGAAGGATTCCGGTTTGACAGATGCTTTGAAAAATGCCGTTATAGACAGTAACCGATGGCAAAAATGGCTTTCTAAAGAGGAAAAAGGAAAAGACTTCGAAGATCTTTCCGATAAACGCCAACTTTGGTTGATGCGAACCTGTAGCCGATATATTTGGACATCAGAAAATGTTCAGGAAAGCCGAAAGAAATTATATGCAAACCTGGAAGGTGTTCGGGATGCAGATGCCTTTGTTATTTGGCATCTTAAGAAATCCATCATGAAATATTATCACAATTTTAATTTGATTAATTTCTCATCCGATCATCCAGAGTTAGTGCAGTAGATTAATCGTTTCAAAAAATACTTGTTTATGTCTGAAGGAAAAACAAACGACATAATGGTCATCGGAGAATTGAACGTTGACCTGATTTTCAACCAGTTGAATAAAGCCCCTGAATTTGGTAAAGAACAGCGGGCGGACCAAATGACTCTCACACTGGGCAGTTCTTCTGCTATTTTTGCTTCTAACTGTTCCAGTCTTGGCTCAAACGTAGCCTTTTGCGGAAAAGTAGGCGGAGATAGCTTTGGCGATTTTGTGATGAAATCCCTTAATCAAAAAAATGTCAACGCAGATAATGTCTTTACTGAGCAAGATTTGAAAACCGGAGCAACGGTTATTTTCAACCACGAGGGTGACCGAATGATGGTTACCCACCCCGGTGCAATGGAACATATGACGGTGGATGAAATTCCGGATGAGCTTTTTAAAAAGAGCCGTCATCTGCATACATCAGCCATTTTCTTCCAACCGGGTATCAAAAAAGACCTGGTGAAAATGTTTTCAAAAGCCAAGGAGTTTGGGTTAACCACCTCTATGGATACCCAATGGGATCCCGAAGAAAAATGGGAAATCGACATTGAAAAAATCCTTCCTGTTCTCGATTTCTTCCTTCCGAATGAGGATGAATTAGTTGCCCTCACCGGAAGTTCGAATCTGGATGAAGCCCTGGAAAAAATAGACGGCTTTGATACATGTGTAATCGTGAAGCGCGGTACCAAAGGTGCCTTAATGCAAAAAAATGGCGAGAAGACAAGTATTAATGCGTACCAGGTAGATGATTTTGTGGATGCAATTGGTGCCGGCGATAGCTTTGATGCCGGGTTTATCTCATCATTTCTGAAAGGCAAAAGCCTGGATGAATCGCTGAAGATGGGAAATCTTACGGCAGCGGTTTCTACAACGGCTGCGGGAGGAACAACCGCTATAAAAAGTTTTGACAAAGTAATTGAGAAAGGGAAATCACTTGAACTCTCTTCATCATGACACTGCAAGAAAAATTCAATGAGCTTGAGCAGAAAAATTCTGCATTGCTGGCTACAAATTTCTACAATTTTGAAACAGTAACAGGCATTTTACAAGCTGTAAAAACCTTGGGGATGCCGATTATACTGCAAGCCAGCCCAAGCACCATTGACTATCTTGGAGTGAATATGACCGTAGCTTTGGCGCGGTCATCTTTAGAAAAGCATGAAGTAGAAGGTTGGTTACACCTGGATCACGCTCATTCTTTTTCCCTGATTCAGCAATGTCTGGATGCCGGATTTGACTCTGTGATGATTGATGCCAGCGAAAAATCCTTTGAAGAAAATGTTGAAATCACTTCAAAAGTAACAGAGCTTGCCAAAAATTACGGCGCAAATGTTGAAGCCGAATTGGGGTACGTTGCCAAACTGGGCCAAGCTCAGCAAAAAGAAGACGGCTTCACCAAACCGGAAGAAGCCAAAAAATTTGAAGAACAGACTGGAATCAACGCTCTTGCCGTAGCTATTGGCTCAGCTCACGGTTTTTATACATCTGAGCCAAAGCTGGACTTAGACAGGCTTCAGGAAATTGATAATGTAACGGAATGTGCACTTGTATTGCACGGCGGATCGGGGATCCCCAAAAATCAAGTTCAGGAAGGCATTCGGAGAGGAATACGCAAGATCAATGTGGCTACTGAAATCAAAGATATTTTTATGAGTACGCTACAAGCCGATCTCAGAGATAATGATGAGATTGATCTTCGAAAAGTGTTTCCGCCAGCTATTCATAAAGTAGACGAACTGGTTCAGTCTAAATTGATGATTATTAAAAGTTTACATAATTAAGCAGTAAGAATAATCTTACAAATTACATATTAACAACCAATAACCGGGATTCTATGAAATCAAAAATTTGGCTTGTCTTTGCTTTAGTTACAACAATCTTTTGGGGCGTTTGGGGGGCTTTTATTGAAATTACCGAACAAGCGGGGTTCCCGGCTACTCTTGGGTATGTTGTTTGGTCTTTGACAATGATACCTCCGGCTTTAATTGCCCTTAAACTTGTAAATTGGAAAATTGAGAAAGATACGCGATCTATCTTGTTGGGATCCGCTATTGGATTTCTCGGGGCCGGCGGTCAGCTTATTCTCTTTCATGGGGTGAGCATCGGCCCGGCATATATCATATTTCCAATCATTGCTCTTTCGCCCGTAATCACAGTTCTTCTATCCATTTTGATTTTGAAGGAGAAAACAAACGGTACCGGATGGATGGGCATTGTTTTGGCATTAATTGCCATTCCGTTGCTTTCTTATCAGCCGCCGGACAATACAGCTGTAGAAGGATATGTATGGTTAGTACTGGCGCTTGGTGTATTTTTTGCCTGGGGTTTACAAGGGTTTTTTATGAAATTTGCGAATGAAACCATGAGTGCCGAAAGCATCTTTTTCTATATGGCTGTAACCGGGATCCTTCTCTCGCCATTTGCAATTTATATGACTGACTTTAGCCAGGAAATAAATTGGGGATTCAAGGGGCCGTATTTGGCTGCGCTTATCCAGGTTTTAAATTCTATTGGTGCCCTTTGCCTGGTCTATGCCTATCGATATGGAAAAGCCATCGTGGTATCTCCGCTTACAAATGCCATTGCCCCGGTCATCACTATTGTGATTTCATTGGTTATTTATGCAGTTTTTCCTCACACTGTAACATTGATCGGGATGATTCTTGCAATTGCGTCCACATTCCTGTTGGCAATTGTTGAAGAAAGTACCGAGCAGGCAGAAGAAATCGACAACAAATTTGAAGACGTAGCAGCAGAATAAAATGAGTCCGAGTGGTGAAAGTTTATACAATGAGATTCCAAAAATTGATGCTCATATTCATCAAAATGTAAAACGATCCGCTCTGCTTGATATAGCCAAGAAAGAGGGATTCCGGCTGTTATCCATTAACACGGAAATCCCGGATTTTCCTCAGCCAAATGAGCAGCAGAATATTGTTTTAGACTGCAAATCTGAAAATCCTGACCGAATCAATTTCATTACCACATTTACTACTGAAAATTGGGGTGAAACCGGTTGGCAGGATCAAGCCATCGAACAAATACAAGAAGGCCGTAAGAACGGCGCTGTGGCCGTAAAGATTTGGAAGAATATTGGCATGGATCTGCAAGACAAAGATGGAAATTTTGTGATGGCAGATCACAAGGCTTTTAACCCAATCTATGAGTATTTGGTGAAGGAGGAAATTCCTCTGGCCGCACATTTGGGTGAGCCAAAAAACTGCTGGCTGCCGGTTGAAGAGATGACCGTGGATAGCGATAGAGACTACTTCTCAAAAAATCCACAGTATCACATGTTTCTTCATAAAGAATTTCCTTCCTACCAGGATCAAATTCAGGCAAGAGACAACGTCTTGGAAAAACATCCCGACCTAAAATTTATCGGCTTGCACCTGGCCAGCCTGGAATGGAGTGTACGAAAAGTTGGAAGTTGGCTGAATCGCTTTCCAAATGCGGTTGTTGACCTGGCAGAGCGGGTATGCCACTTGCAATACCAAGCCATTGATCACCAGAGCAAAGTAAAAGAGTTCGTGGAAACACATCAGGATCGAATTATTTACGGTTCCGATCAAATTGATGACGGTTTGATGGCTGCTAGTGATATTCAAAACCTGATCCGGAGTAAATGGACAAACGAATTTGAGTTTTTTGCATCGGGAACGGTTCAATCTGCATGGAATGTTAGCCAACCATTCAAAGGTTTGGGGTTAAAGAAAGAAATTCTGGAAAAAATATTTCATGACAACGCAATTCGTTATTATCCCCGTTTGGAAATAAAAAATTAAGCTATCTAATACTTCAACAATTATGCTATTATCTTCTGTTGATTGGCTGATTATCGCCGTTTATATGCTTTTCTCACTTGCTATCGGATTCTGGGTGATGAAACAGGCCGGTAAAGACTCAACAGAATTTTTCGCCGCAGGAAAAAATATGCCGTGGTGGTTGTTGGGGATCTCCATGGTGGCAACTACATTTTCAACCGATACGCCAAACCTTGTGACAGATCTGGTTCGGCAAAATGGAGTTGCCGGAAACTGGACATGGTGGGCTTTTCTTTTAACCGGAATGCTGACCGTATTTGTATATGCAAACCTCTGGCGACGATCAGGTATCTTAACAGATGTTGAATTCTATGAACTGCGATACAGCGGTAAATCAGCAGCTTTTTTACGCGGATTCAGAGCAGTCTATCTTGGCTTGATTTTTAATGTGATTATCATGGCTACCGTCTCATTGGCGGCCATAAAAATCGGAAGTGTTTTAATGGGAATCACTCCCTTCCAAACAATTCTGATTGCAGGAATTGTCACCGTAATTTATAGTGCACTTGGCGGCCTTCGCGGCGTTTTGATTACCGATTTCTTCCAGTTTTTTCTTTCGATTCTTGGTGGACTCGTGGCAGCGTATGTAGCCCTGGATCATCCGGATGTAGGTGGACTAAGCGGACTCTTATCTCATGAGGCGGTTATTCCGAGACTTAATATCTTGCCCGATTTTTCAGATCATTCCCAACTCCTTTCACTGCTGATTATCCCTTTGGCGGTTCAATGGTGGAGTGTTTACTATCCCGGCGCAGAGCCCGGAGGAGGCGGTTATGTAGCTCAAAGAATGTTTGCCGCTAAAAATGAAGATCATTCAATTGGATCCGTTTTTCTGTTTAATGCTTTGCACTATGCGCTTCGTCCGTGGCCGTGGATTATTGTTGCGCTCTGTTCAATCATCGTATTTCCGGACTTGGATTCTATTCGACAGACATTTCCCCAAGCCGCTTCTGTGGTTGACCATGACATGGGATACCCGGCGATGCTCACATTTCTTCCGGCCGGTTGGATGGGATTGGTTATCGCAGCGTTGATTGCAGCGTACATGTCTACTATTTCAACACATCTGAACTGGGGATCATCCTACCTGGTAAACGATGTTTATAAACGATTTTTGAAACCCGAAAGCTCCGAAAAAGAGCTCGTGAACATGGGACGGATTATAACTGTAATCCTGATGATATTTGCCGGATGGCTTGCATTAATGATGCAATCCGCACTCGACAACTTCCAGATCATTCTGCAGATTGGAGCCGGAACCGGATTGATCTTTATTCTCCGGTGGTTCTGGTGGAGAATCAATGCCTGGAGTGAAATTGCAGCAATGATTGTTTCATTTTTGATTGCCCTCTATTTCAGATTTTTACATCCATCAACTGGATTACCAACCCTGTCAAGCTCCGAAGAATTGCTGATTGGAGTGGGAATCACAACCTTGGTTTGGCTGATTGTTGCATATACAACCCAACCAGCCAATACCGAAACATTGATCAATTTCTGTAAGCTGATCCGTCCAGGCGGGCCCGGATGGAAGAAGGTCCGTAATCTTGCAAAAGAACGGGGAATTGCAATGAGTGAAATCGAAGATGAAGCTTGGCGTGTACCCCAGGGAATCCTCTGTATGATTCTTGGTTGTATTGTGATCTACGGAATTCTCTTCGCCACCGGTTATTGGATTTATGGCCAAACTCTGTTAGCCCTGTCACTGACAATATTTATCACCATCTGTGGCTGGCTTTTGGTTCGGGAGTGGAAGAAATTGGTTGCTTTATCACCAAAATCAAAAGAATTGCATTCTGAAGAGTAGATATAATTACTGTCTTTGTTCGGGAAGTAGTTCTTCTTCAAAATCCGAGTCATTGACCCAACCCGTGTTCAACTCTTCTCCGCTCATAAACCGCTGGTAAAAATTCCTGCCGCCTGGATCCATATAGGGATAAGCATCAAACACATATCCATTTCCGAGTATTCGTGGATCGCCCTGATCTTTTAGTTTTTGATAGAGTTCTCTCTTCAGGTCATTCTTAAGATCCGCATAGCCTGGATCTCCGGCGAGGTTATGCATGCAGTCCGGATCGTGTTCAAGATTATAAAGTTCTTCGGCAGGTCGACGGCCAAAATTCATTCTCCAAAAGTGATACATCCCATTGGTTGTTCGGGTATTCAGAATAAATGTTTTTGTGGGACTCCCATCTGTATTCAAATAACCCGTTTCAGGATTTCCAACAGGCCATCGGTCATTTTCAAAATTATGCAGATAGAGAAATCCGCCTTTGATAATTCCACGAATCGGATATCCCCAATCATACGGCCTCCCGATATCATGGCGTTCTTTTCCTAACAGTACATAATTTCTCTCGGGATCAATCTGTCCCTCTTCATCAGAAAACAGAATATCAGTAAAACTCTTTCCCGTTATCGGTTCCATTCCGGTTTGATTGGTTTTAAGTCCCGCAAGTTCAAGAAATGTGGGGGCAAAATCAGTAAAGCTGATAAAATCATCTACAATTCTCCCGGGATTTTGTATTCCATCGGGCCACATGATTGCAAGCGGCAGATGTGCCGATCGTTCATACACCTGCCCTTTTATCCTCGGAAATGGCATCCCGTTATCGGATGTAACGACCACAATCGTGGTTTCAAGTTCTCCCTTTTCATCAAGAAGCTGTAGCATCCTTCCAAGATGCTGATCGAAATATTCGATTTCAAAAGCGTAGTCCAGCAAATCCGTCCTGATGGAATCACTATCCGGCCAGAAAGTCGGAATTTCATCGATATCGGAAAGTTTTTTTCCGAATTTTTCAATGCCGGATCGATATTCATAAACTCTGTGAGGCTCATGTCCTCCAAACCAAAATGAGAATGGCTGATGATCAGGACGCGAATCCAGGAAGGCTTCGAAGTTAGCTGCGTAATCGGTTGAACTTATCGCGGAGGTCGGAGCTGTCGTTTTAATTTGATTAAAAGGCTTTCCTGCCAAGTGACGTGGCTCCCCATTCTCTGTTTCTGCAATACCGGGAGCCCATCCCTTTCCTGTACTTCCTACAAAATACCCATGCTCTGCAAGGACATCGGTAAAAACTTTAAACTTCTGAGGGAATTTAGGCCAGTGATTGGCAGCTTCTTCCAATTGCCATGAATTTCGGCCCGTCAAAATAACGGATCGTGAAGGCGCACATTTCGGATTTGGAGTGTAAGCCCGTGTAAACAGAATG
It encodes:
- a CDS encoding SIS domain-containing protein, yielding MDLEKINTTVHTRKEIEGQPDLWVETINSLKDDHRIREFLTSLFKKESLDIVLTGAGSSAFIGETVESSFHLGSNIHARAISTTTLVTHFEDNINKDKPLLLISFARSGNSPESNAVVNIAEKLCKDVHHIAITCNKNGLLAERIDELENGLAIVLPPLSEDQGLAMTGSFTSMVLSALIIAADQGDKEKQVSVINDIAAAAKKTIEECTPGLEELSFRPFDRIVFLGSGPLLGIARESHLKVQELSDGSICGKFDSFLGFRHGPKAVVNEETVIVFLFSTDEKVFKYEKDLAEQILQDDIAMHCIGVFCDEEQAKGLEMDQKIIFPLSDQAKKSAFNTVLYVVPAQILGFYKSLDLGLNPDSPSKNNVISRVVRGVKIYD
- a CDS encoding class II D-tagatose-bisphosphate aldolase non-catalytic subunit, whose translation is MQLPALKKIITYFVNEEQINKTLLAVCPNSESVTRAALLAAKEANAPMLFAATLNQVDRDGGYTGWTPSELTDFISRETDRIGLESPVYTCLDHGGPWLKDKHTSEKLSFEETMAEVKITLEACIDAGYELLHIDPTVDIRLGNDDPIPIDLVVERTLDMIEHAETYRKNNNLPPISYEVGTEEVHGGLANMESFDQFLTSLDEGLKEKGLEDAWPCFVVGKVGTDLHTSLFDPEVAKNLTSKVKPYGALIKGHYSDYVDNPEDYPLSGMGGANVGPEYTEEEFIALMELVKLEQKIGKDSGLTDALKNAVIDSNRWQKWLSKEEKGKDFEDLSDKRQLWLMRTCSRYIWTSENVQESRKKLYANLEGVRDADAFVIWHLKKSIMKYYHNFNLINFSSDHPELVQ
- a CDS encoding carbohydrate kinase family protein; protein product: MSEGKTNDIMVIGELNVDLIFNQLNKAPEFGKEQRADQMTLTLGSSSAIFASNCSSLGSNVAFCGKVGGDSFGDFVMKSLNQKNVNADNVFTEQDLKTGATVIFNHEGDRMMVTHPGAMEHMTVDEIPDELFKKSRHLHTSAIFFQPGIKKDLVKMFSKAKEFGLTTSMDTQWDPEEKWEIDIEKILPVLDFFLPNEDELVALTGSSNLDEALEKIDGFDTCVIVKRGTKGALMQKNGEKTSINAYQVDDFVDAIGAGDSFDAGFISSFLKGKSLDESLKMGNLTAAVSTTAAGGTTAIKSFDKVIEKGKSLELSSS
- a CDS encoding class II fructose-bisphosphate aldolase, yielding MTLQEKFNELEQKNSALLATNFYNFETVTGILQAVKTLGMPIILQASPSTIDYLGVNMTVALARSSLEKHEVEGWLHLDHAHSFSLIQQCLDAGFDSVMIDASEKSFEENVEITSKVTELAKNYGANVEAELGYVAKLGQAQQKEDGFTKPEEAKKFEEQTGINALAVAIGSAHGFYTSEPKLDLDRLQEIDNVTECALVLHGGSGIPKNQVQEGIRRGIRKINVATEIKDIFMSTLQADLRDNDEIDLRKVFPPAIHKVDELVQSKLMIIKSLHN
- a CDS encoding DMT family transporter produces the protein MKSKIWLVFALVTTIFWGVWGAFIEITEQAGFPATLGYVVWSLTMIPPALIALKLVNWKIEKDTRSILLGSAIGFLGAGGQLILFHGVSIGPAYIIFPIIALSPVITVLLSILILKEKTNGTGWMGIVLALIAIPLLSYQPPDNTAVEGYVWLVLALGVFFAWGLQGFFMKFANETMSAESIFFYMAVTGILLSPFAIYMTDFSQEINWGFKGPYLAALIQVLNSIGALCLVYAYRYGKAIVVSPLTNAIAPVITIVISLVIYAVFPHTVTLIGMILAIASTFLLAIVEESTEQAEEIDNKFEDVAAE
- a CDS encoding amidohydrolase family protein, with protein sequence MSPSGESLYNEIPKIDAHIHQNVKRSALLDIAKKEGFRLLSINTEIPDFPQPNEQQNIVLDCKSENPDRINFITTFTTENWGETGWQDQAIEQIQEGRKNGAVAVKIWKNIGMDLQDKDGNFVMADHKAFNPIYEYLVKEEIPLAAHLGEPKNCWLPVEEMTVDSDRDYFSKNPQYHMFLHKEFPSYQDQIQARDNVLEKHPDLKFIGLHLASLEWSVRKVGSWLNRFPNAVVDLAERVCHLQYQAIDHQSKVKEFVETHQDRIIYGSDQIDDGLMAASDIQNLIRSKWTNEFEFFASGTVQSAWNVSQPFKGLGLKKEILEKIFHDNAIRYYPRLEIKN
- a CDS encoding sodium:solute symporter family protein, which produces MLLSSVDWLIIAVYMLFSLAIGFWVMKQAGKDSTEFFAAGKNMPWWLLGISMVATTFSTDTPNLVTDLVRQNGVAGNWTWWAFLLTGMLTVFVYANLWRRSGILTDVEFYELRYSGKSAAFLRGFRAVYLGLIFNVIIMATVSLAAIKIGSVLMGITPFQTILIAGIVTVIYSALGGLRGVLITDFFQFFLSILGGLVAAYVALDHPDVGGLSGLLSHEAVIPRLNILPDFSDHSQLLSLLIIPLAVQWWSVYYPGAEPGGGGYVAQRMFAAKNEDHSIGSVFLFNALHYALRPWPWIIVALCSIIVFPDLDSIRQTFPQAASVVDHDMGYPAMLTFLPAGWMGLVIAALIAAYMSTISTHLNWGSSYLVNDVYKRFLKPESSEKELVNMGRIITVILMIFAGWLALMMQSALDNFQIILQIGAGTGLIFILRWFWWRINAWSEIAAMIVSFLIALYFRFLHPSTGLPTLSSSEELLIGVGITTLVWLIVAYTTQPANTETLINFCKLIRPGGPGWKKVRNLAKERGIAMSEIEDEAWRVPQGILCMILGCIVIYGILFATGYWIYGQTLLALSLTIFITICGWLLVREWKKLVALSPKSKELHSEE
- a CDS encoding sulfatase family protein; protein product: MIRKTNGLLHLLFFLLILFLPALSGVIAQNNERPNILFAISDDQSFPHASAYGTDWIKTPAFDRVADEGILFTRAYTPNPKCAPSRSVILTGRNSWQLEEAANHWPKFPQKFKVFTDVLAEHGYFVGSTGKGWAPGIAETENGEPRHLAGKPFNQIKTTAPTSAISSTDYAANFEAFLDSRPDHQPFSFWFGGHEPHRVYEYRSGIEKFGKKLSDIDEIPTFWPDSDSIRTDLLDYAFEIEYFDQHLGRMLQLLDEKGELETTIVVVTSDNGMPFPRIKGQVYERSAHLPLAIMWPDGIQNPGRIVDDFISFTDFAPTFLELAGLKTNQTGMEPITGKSFTDILFSDEEGQIDPERNYVLLGKERHDIGRPYDWGYPIRGIIKGGFLYLHNFENDRWPVGNPETGYLNTDGSPTKTFILNTRTTNGMYHFWRMNFGRRPAEELYNLEHDPDCMHNLAGDPGYADLKNDLKRELYQKLKDQGDPRILGNGYVFDAYPYMDPGGRNFYQRFMSGEELNTGWVNDSDFEEELLPEQRQ